Proteins encoded within one genomic window of Oryza glaberrima chromosome 12, OglaRS2, whole genome shotgun sequence:
- the LOC127756719 gene encoding sialyltransferase-like protein 2: MKRRHLPPVLVLLLLSILSLSFRRRLLVLQGPPSSSSSSRHPVGDPLLRRLAADDGAGSSQILAEAAALFANASISTFPSLGNHHRLLYLRMPYAFSPRAPPRPKTVARLRVPVDALPPDGKLLASFRASLGSFLAARRRRGRGGNVAGVMRDLAGVLGRRYRTCAVVGNSGVLLGSGRGPQIDAHDLVIRLNNARVAGFAADVGVKTSLSFVNSNILHICAARNAITRAACGCHPYGGEVPMAMYVCQPAHLLDALICNATATPSSPFPLLVTDARLDALCARIAKYYSLRRFVSATGEPAANWTRRHDERYFHYSSGMQAVVMALGVCDEVSLFGFGKSPGAKHHYHTNQKKELDLHDYEAEYDFYGDLQARPAAVPFLDDAHGFTVPPVRLHR, translated from the coding sequence atgaagcgccgccacctcccgcccgtcctcgtcctcctcctcctctcaatcctctccctctccttccgccgccgcctcctcgtgctGCAGGGccccccgtcgtcgtcgtcgtcgtcccgccACCCCGTCGGTgaccccctcctccgccgcctcgcggcCGACGATGGCGCCGGATCCAGCCAGATCCTTGCCGAGGCCGCCGCGCTGTTCGCCAACGCGTCGATCTCGACGTTCCCCAGCCTCGGCAACCACCACCGGCTGCTCTACCTCCGCATGCCGTACGCCTTCTCCCCGCGCGCCCCGCCGCGGCCCAAGACCGTCGCCCGCCTCCGCGTCCCGGTCGACGCGCTCCCCCCCGACGGGAAGCTCCTCGCCTCTTTCAGGGCATCGCTCGGGTCgttcctcgccgcccgccgccgccgcggccgcggggggAATGTGGCCGGCGTGATGCGCGACCTCGCGGGGGTCCTCGGCCGCCGGTACCGGACCTGCGCCGTGGTCGGGAACAGCGGCGTGCTCCTCGGCTCCGGCCGTGGCCCGCAGATCGACGCGCACGACCTCGTCATCCGCCTCAACAACGCGCGCGTCGCCGGGTTCGCCGCGGACGTCGGCGTCAAGACCTCCCTCTCCTTCGTCAACTCCAACATCCTCCACATCTGCGCCGCCCGCAACGCCATCACCCGCGCCGCCTGCGGCTGCCACCCGTACGGCGGCGAGGTGCCCATGGCGATGTACGTCTGCCAGCCCGCCCACCTCCTCGACGCGCTCATCTGcaacgccaccgccacgccgtcCTCCCCGTTCCCGCTCCTCGTCACCGACGCGCGCCTCGACGCGCTGTGCGCGCGCATCGCCAAGTACTACTCGCTGAGGCGGTTCGTCTCCGCcaccggcgagccggcggcgaaCTGGACGCGGAGGCACGACGAGAGGTACTTCCACTACTCGTCGGGGATGCAGGCGGTGGTGATGGCGCTCGGCGTCTGCGACGAGGTGAGCCTCTTCGGCTTCGGCAAGTCGCCCGGCGCCAAGCACCATTACCACACCAACCAGAAGAAGGAGCTGGACCTGCACGACTACGAGGCGGAGTACGACTTCTACGGCGACCTccaggcgcggccggcggcggtgccctTCCTCGACGACGCCCACGGCTTCACCGTGCCGCCGGTGAGGTTGCACCGGTGA